The sequence GAGATTATATTTGTGTATGGTTTATTGGTAGCGTATTTTTAATAACACCTATGATAGGTAATGCAGTTTTAAGAGCCAGTGGAGATACTAAAACACCCAGCATGATTATGGGCTTTGCAGGGCTTATAAATGCTGTATTAGATCCCATTTTTATATTTGGATTAGGGCCAATCCCCGCTATGGGGATCCAAGGTGCTGCAATAGCAAGTGTTATTGCCTGGTCTACAGGCGTATTTCTTATTTTATACCTATTAATAATAAAGAAAAACCTCATCAGTTTAGACGCAAAAAAACAAACATTTTTGTTAGCAACAAAAAAGATGCTGAAAATAGGCTTACCAGCAGCTGGTGCTAATATGCTTACACCTATTGCAATGGCCGTTATGACTGCGCTTGTTGCTCGTCATGGGGCTGAGGCTGTAGCTGCTTTTGGAGTAGGCAGTAGAATTGAATCTATCTCTAGTATTGTTGTATTAGCTTTATCTATGACATTACCGCCTTTTATAAGTCAAAATTTTGGGGCCGCTAAATTTGATAGGGTTGCGATGGCTTATAAAACGACGCTTAAATTCATTTTAATATGGCAGTTTGCTTTATATTTACTTTTAATTGTATTTTCGGGGGTAATTGCAAATATATTTGCTTCTTCAGAAGGGGTTGTCTCGATAATAAAATTATTTATCTGGATTTTACCTTTAGGCTATGGTCTACAAGGGGTGATAATACTCTCTAATTCTTCTTTTAATGCATTACATAAACCTATGAATGCATTACTTATGAGTGTGATCCGACTATTTGTTTTTTATGTGCCATTAGCTTATTTAGGCAGCCTATACTGGGGTATTCATGGTTTATTTATCGGTGCTTTAATAGGTAATGTATTCACTGCAATCATTTCATACCGTTGGTTTTGTCAAACATTACAATCAATTGAAATCAATGAACAAATAAAGGTTTGTGAAGCATGAGTTTAACATTCAATTTAAAATCCCATTATTCACCTAGTGGCGACCAACCTCAGGCAATAGCGCAATTATGTGATGGTTTAGAATCTGGCCTTGCTCATCAAACATTAGAAGGGGCAACCGGTACAGGTAAAACCTTTACTATGGCAAATGTCATCGCCAATACAAATAGACCTACTATCATCATGGCGCATAATAAAACCTTAGCAGCGCAATTGTATGGAGAGATGAAAGAGTATTTTCCAGATAATGCGGTTGAATACTTTGTTTCTTATTATGATTATTATCAGCCTGAAGCTTATGTTGTTGCCAGTGACACCTTTATTGAAAAAGACGCATCTATCAATGAACATATAGAGCAAATGCGATTATCGGCTACTAAAGCACTCTTAGAGCAAAAAGATGTCATTATCATAGCTTCTGTTTCTGCAATATATGGTTTAGGTGATCCTGATTCATATATGAAAATGATGTTATTACTCAAGCAAGGTGACACTATAGATCAAAGAGATATGTTACGTCGCTTAGCTGAGTTGCAGTATACGCGAAATGACATTGACTTTAGCAGAGGTACTTATAGAGTTCGAGGTGAGGTTATAGATATATTTCCTGCAGAATCTGATAAGTATGCAGTTAGAGTTGAAATGTTTGATGATGAAATAGACCGTTTAAGTATTTTTGACCCTTTAACAGGTGCAGTTGACAAGTATATTGTTAGGGCAACTATTTACCCTAAAAGCCATTATGTAACACCAAGAGAAAAAATACTGGCTGCAACAGAAGAAATAAAAATAGAATTAAAACAACGCCGAGAATATTTATTAGAAAAAAATCACCTTGTTGAAGAGCAGAGGGTTGCTCAAAGAACACAATACGATCTTGAAATGATGATTGAGCTGGGATATTGCTCTGGCATTGAAAACTATAGCCGATACTTATCTGGCCGTAATCCTGGCGATCCCCCTCCAACATTATTAGATTATTTGCCTGATAACGCTTTGATGATAATAGATGAATCTCATGTTACGGTTTCTCAAATTGGCGCTATGTATAAAGGTGATAGAAGCCGTAAAGAAAATTTAGTTGAGTATGGTTTTAGGTTGCCTTCAGCTATGGATAATCGTCCAATGCGGTTTGAAGAATTTGAAGCGATTGCGCCACAACGTATTTATGTATCAGCAACCCCTGGGAATTATGAAATAGAGCATTCAACAGGTGAAGTTGCTGTACAAGTTATTCGACCAACCGGCTTATTAGATCCTATAATTGAGATCAGGCCAGTTGCAACGCAAGTCGATGATCTGCTCTCAGAAATATATAAAAAAGCCAAGTTAAAAGAGCGTGTACTGGTCACAACGTTAACCAAACGAATGGCTGAGGACTTAACTGATTATTTATCGGATCATGATGTAAAGGTGAGATACTTGCATTCAGATATTGATACTGTTGAGCGTGTGGAAATTATTAGAGATCTTAGAGCGGGTGTATTTGATGTGCTAGTAGGCATTAACTTACTTCGTGAAGGTCTAGATATGCCTGAAGTGTCATTAGTTGCTATATTAGATGCAGATAAAGAGGGTTTTTTACGCTCCGAGCGCTCGTTAATACAAACAATTGGCCGTGCAGCTAGAAATGTAAAAGGCAGAGCTATCTTATATGCTGATCGTATTACGGGCTCAATGGAAAAGGCGATTGAT is a genomic window of Pseudoalteromonas sp. '520P1 No. 423' containing:
- a CDS encoding MATE family efflux transporter, translated to MRNKTKSPDLLSAPIPKTMRDMTIPMIFGMVTLMLFNLVDTFFVSLLGTDPLAAISFTFPVTFTVISLAIGLSIGTSAIIAKALGAGNLEEARFDGAVALIVSALFVSVLAFIGYIFIDSIFSLLGAKEDLMPLIRDYICVWFIGSVFLITPMIGNAVLRASGDTKTPSMIMGFAGLINAVLDPIFIFGLGPIPAMGIQGAAIASVIAWSTGVFLILYLLIIKKNLISLDAKKQTFLLATKKMLKIGLPAAGANMLTPIAMAVMTALVARHGAEAVAAFGVGSRIESISSIVVLALSMTLPPFISQNFGAAKFDRVAMAYKTTLKFILIWQFALYLLLIVFSGVIANIFASSEGVVSIIKLFIWILPLGYGLQGVIILSNSSFNALHKPMNALLMSVIRLFVFYVPLAYLGSLYWGIHGLFIGALIGNVFTAIISYRWFCQTLQSIEINEQIKVCEA
- the uvrB gene encoding excinuclease ABC subunit UvrB; this translates as MSLTFNLKSHYSPSGDQPQAIAQLCDGLESGLAHQTLEGATGTGKTFTMANVIANTNRPTIIMAHNKTLAAQLYGEMKEYFPDNAVEYFVSYYDYYQPEAYVVASDTFIEKDASINEHIEQMRLSATKALLEQKDVIIIASVSAIYGLGDPDSYMKMMLLLKQGDTIDQRDMLRRLAELQYTRNDIDFSRGTYRVRGEVIDIFPAESDKYAVRVEMFDDEIDRLSIFDPLTGAVDKYIVRATIYPKSHYVTPREKILAATEEIKIELKQRREYLLEKNHLVEEQRVAQRTQYDLEMMIELGYCSGIENYSRYLSGRNPGDPPPTLLDYLPDNALMIIDESHVTVSQIGAMYKGDRSRKENLVEYGFRLPSAMDNRPMRFEEFEAIAPQRIYVSATPGNYEIEHSTGEVAVQVIRPTGLLDPIIEIRPVATQVDDLLSEIYKKAKLKERVLVTTLTKRMAEDLTDYLSDHDVKVRYLHSDIDTVERVEIIRDLRAGVFDVLVGINLLREGLDMPEVSLVAILDADKEGFLRSERSLIQTIGRAARNVKGRAILYADRITGSMEKAIDKTNKRREIQHAYNVEHGITPTGLNKKITDMMDVGEKAENKVDTSYLIPTKAVKKPVMDAHQIGAEIKRLEAKMLTHARELEFEQAAKVRDEIQQLHDNLINA